The DNA region TGCTCCCGGCGGCCTTTTTCGAGGTCGCTTTTGCCCCCGGCGCGGGTGCCAGATAATCGGCTAGAGCCGCCAGTTCAGCGTCGCTGATTTCCGTTTTTCGGAAGGACGGCATGAACGAGATGCCGCTCCGCACCACCGCGCGTACATAGTCGGCGGTCAGGTCGGTGCGCTGGCTCAAGATAGCAGGGACCGCGCCTTGATATTTCCGCTGTAGCGCCACGCTGCCCGGCCCGTTCGCCACGCTATGGCAATCGCTGCACCATTTGCCATAGATTTTGCTCGCCGTTGAGCGCAGCGGTTCCGCCGCGCGAGGTGGCGTTTCGCGCGCCAGTGTCGGTTGCCCTGCCAGGGTCGATCCCAGCAATGTCATCGGCAACCAGAATCGAACAAATATCATTCTTCTTCCCGCCAAAATCCGCTTCGATGCAGATCGGAATGCGTTGCTGTCCAAGGGGCATTGATGCTGTGGGCGCCTGTGTCGCTCCCCTTGGATCAGGTCGACGC from Sphingobium sp. HWE2-09 includes:
- a CDS encoding c-type cytochrome; the encoded protein is MIFVRFWLPMTLLGSTLAGQPTLARETPPRAAEPLRSTASKIYGKWCSDCHSVANGPGSVALQRKYQGAVPAILSQRTDLTADYVRAVVRSGISFMPSFRKTEISDAELAALADYLAPAPGAKATSKKAAGSKRR